One window from the genome of Variovorax sp. PAMC26660 encodes:
- a CDS encoding short-chain fatty acyl-CoA regulator family protein, with translation MKKTFMGVRLRSLREERGLSQLALAQQLGLSPSYLNQIEQNQRPLTVPVLLRLHATLGVDIQAFSEDEEARLIASLREALADNPGGDAVALAELREVATQMPAVGRALVALHQRHRDAMEQLEALAGELGDGRGDLARLPQARPMPFEEVRDFFFAHQNHIAPLDEAAEAFAAQWKLREGNPGDRLAHRLLEAHGVHVVPAEDGDAGAQRRFDPASRVLRLSPHLEPGQHAFQLATQLAFFEVADMLDELVAAAPLSSDTARSLARIGLANYFAAALLLPYGEFLETAEHLRYDIDQLARRFGVGFETICHRLSSLQRPEARGVPFFLIRVDRAGNISKRQSATHFHFSKTGGTCPLWNVYEAFAQPGRVLTQLARMPDGRAYLWIARTVSHGYRGYGSPNKTFSIGLGCDISHATRLVYSKGMDLRDPEVPTPIGAGCKVCERETCPQRAFPFVGRPLDVDENQSRFMPYAAAPDKHSTARAASLKTAARRAASSGSPPRRSP, from the coding sequence ATGAAAAAGACCTTCATGGGCGTCCGCCTGCGAAGCCTGCGCGAAGAGCGCGGCCTGAGCCAGCTCGCGCTCGCGCAGCAGCTCGGCCTGTCGCCCAGCTACCTGAACCAGATCGAGCAGAACCAGCGACCGCTCACCGTGCCGGTGCTGCTGCGCCTGCATGCCACGCTGGGCGTCGACATCCAGGCCTTCTCGGAAGACGAAGAAGCGCGCCTCATCGCGAGCCTGCGCGAAGCACTGGCCGACAACCCCGGGGGCGACGCCGTCGCGCTCGCCGAGCTGCGCGAGGTCGCCACGCAGATGCCCGCCGTGGGCCGCGCGCTGGTGGCGCTGCACCAGCGCCATCGCGACGCCATGGAGCAACTCGAGGCCCTGGCCGGAGAACTCGGCGACGGCCGGGGCGACCTCGCCCGTCTGCCGCAGGCACGGCCCATGCCCTTCGAGGAAGTGCGCGACTTCTTCTTCGCACACCAGAACCACATCGCGCCACTCGACGAAGCAGCCGAAGCCTTCGCTGCGCAATGGAAGCTGCGTGAAGGCAACCCCGGCGACCGCCTCGCGCACCGGCTGCTGGAAGCGCACGGCGTGCACGTGGTGCCTGCGGAAGACGGCGACGCGGGCGCACAGCGACGCTTCGACCCCGCCTCGCGCGTGCTGCGCCTGTCCCCTCATCTGGAGCCCGGCCAGCATGCCTTCCAGCTCGCCACGCAGTTGGCCTTCTTCGAGGTCGCAGACATGCTCGACGAGCTGGTGGCGGCCGCGCCACTGTCGAGCGACACGGCCCGTTCGCTGGCTCGCATCGGGCTTGCCAACTACTTTGCCGCCGCGCTGCTGTTGCCTTACGGCGAATTCCTCGAAACCGCCGAGCACCTGCGCTACGACATCGACCAGCTGGCGCGCCGCTTCGGCGTGGGCTTCGAGACCATCTGCCACAGGCTCAGCTCGCTGCAGCGGCCCGAGGCGCGCGGCGTGCCCTTCTTTCTGATTCGCGTCGACCGCGCGGGCAACATCTCGAAACGGCAGTCGGCCACGCACTTCCACTTCTCGAAAACCGGCGGCACCTGCCCGCTGTGGAACGTGTACGAAGCCTTCGCGCAGCCGGGCCGCGTGCTCACGCAGCTCGCGCGCATGCCCGATGGCCGCGCCTACCTGTGGATCGCACGCACCGTATCGCACGGCTATCGCGGCTACGGCTCACCCAACAAGACCTTCTCGATCGGACTGGGCTGCGACATCAGCCACGCCACGCGGCTCGTCTACTCCAAGGGCATGGACCTGCGCGACCCGGAGGTGCCCACGCCCATCGGTGCGGGCTGCAAGGTGTGCGAGCGCGAGACCTGTCCGCAGCGCGCCTTTCCGTTCGTGGGGCGGCCGCTCGACGTGGACGAGAACCAGAGCCGCTTCATGCCCTATGCCGCGGCGCCTGACAAGCACAGCACCGCACGGGCAGCCAGCCTCAAGACCGCGGCCAGGCGCGCAGCATCGTCCGGATCGCCACCGCGCCGCTCGCCTTGA
- a CDS encoding DNA-3-methyladenine glycosylase I, translated as MSTQSPIKIRCAWAQTDPLLADYHDAEWGVPEHDSRALWEKLMLDGFQAGLSWLTILRKRDAFRKAFKGFVPEKIVKFTAADVDRLMLDAGIVRSRSKIEATIGNARAYLAMQAAGEDFSAFVWGMAGGKPIVNRTGSVPTKTPLSEEMSAALKKRGFKFVGPVIVYAWMQATGIVDDHAADCHRHGVKRK; from the coding sequence ATGAGCACCCAAAGCCCCATCAAGATCCGCTGCGCCTGGGCCCAGACCGACCCGCTGCTGGCCGACTACCACGACGCCGAATGGGGCGTGCCCGAACACGACAGCCGCGCACTCTGGGAAAAGCTGATGCTCGACGGCTTCCAGGCCGGCCTGTCGTGGCTCACCATCCTGCGCAAGCGCGATGCGTTCCGCAAGGCCTTCAAGGGCTTCGTGCCGGAGAAGATCGTCAAGTTCACTGCCGCCGATGTCGACCGGCTGATGCTGGACGCCGGCATCGTGCGCTCGCGCTCGAAGATCGAGGCCACCATCGGCAATGCGCGCGCCTACCTCGCCATGCAGGCGGCGGGCGAAGATTTTTCGGCGTTCGTCTGGGGCATGGCGGGAGGCAAGCCCATCGTCAACCGCACCGGGAGTGTGCCGACGAAGACGCCGCTGTCGGAAGAAATGTCGGCCGCGCTCAAGAAGCGCGGCTTCAAGTTCGTGGGGCCGGTCATCGTCTATGCGTGGATGCAGGCCACGGGCATCGTGGACGACCATGCGGCCGATTGCCATCGGCACGGCGTCAAACGCAAGTAA
- a CDS encoding DnaJ C-terminal domain-containing protein, whose translation MEFKDYYSALGIERTASDDEVRKAYRKLARKYHPDVSKEPDAEKRMRDINEAKDVLGDKEKRAAYDALADRVARGGHPEGDFQPPPGWDAGYEFHRGPRQGPADHADFSEFFSSVFGEAERRGATRQNYRARGEDHHAAIEITLEDALNGAEREITLRAQTLDAQGRPQLENRTLSVKIPPGVHPGQFIRLAGQGMPGHGGEAAGDLYLEVRLTPHKLYRVEERDLYMTLPVTPTEAALGAQVQVPTPTGGVVEVTVPRNARNGLKLRLKGRGIAGKTPGDLYLLLDIALPPADGDEARKAYEQLAQATASFNPRQHLGV comes from the coding sequence ATGGAATTCAAGGACTACTACAGCGCCCTCGGCATCGAGCGCACCGCGTCGGACGACGAGGTGCGCAAGGCCTACAGAAAACTCGCCCGCAAGTACCACCCCGACGTCAGCAAGGAGCCCGACGCCGAGAAGCGCATGCGTGACATCAACGAGGCCAAGGATGTGCTGGGCGACAAGGAAAAGCGCGCAGCCTACGACGCATTGGCCGACCGCGTCGCGCGCGGCGGTCACCCGGAAGGCGACTTCCAGCCGCCGCCCGGCTGGGACGCGGGTTACGAGTTTCATCGCGGTCCGCGCCAGGGGCCGGCCGACCACGCGGATTTCAGCGAGTTCTTTTCCTCGGTGTTCGGCGAGGCCGAGCGGCGCGGCGCCACGCGGCAGAACTACCGGGCACGCGGCGAAGACCACCATGCGGCCATCGAGATCACGCTCGAAGATGCGCTCAATGGCGCCGAGCGCGAGATCACGCTGCGCGCGCAAACGCTCGACGCGCAGGGTCGTCCGCAATTGGAGAACCGCACGCTCAGTGTGAAGATTCCGCCCGGCGTGCATCCGGGGCAGTTCATTCGCCTCGCGGGCCAGGGCATGCCCGGCCACGGCGGCGAAGCGGCCGGCGACCTGTACCTCGAAGTGCGCCTCACACCGCACAAGCTCTATCGCGTGGAAGAACGCGACCTCTACATGACGCTGCCCGTCACGCCGACCGAAGCCGCGCTGGGCGCGCAGGTGCAAGTGCCGACACCGACCGGCGGCGTGGTCGAGGTGACCGTGCCGCGCAACGCGCGCAATGGCCTGAAGCTGCGGCTCAAGGGCCGTGGCATCGCGGGCAAGACGCCCGGCGACCTGTACCTGCTGCTCGACATCGCGCTGCCGCCCGCCGACGGCGACGAAGCGCGCAAGGCCTACGAGCAACTGGCGCAGGCCACGGCATCGTTCAACCCACGCCAGCATCTGGGAGTCTGA
- a CDS encoding Bug family tripartite tricarboxylate transporter substrate binding protein — translation MLAQGAAAQAWPTKPIRLVVPFSAGGANDLMARAAAEGASKQLGQPVIVDNKPGAGAILGADVVAKSAPDGYTFLVSAAGVVSNSMIKKSMPYKDDALVPVAMIALAPSVIVVPANAPYKDLKEFVAASKKAGSGFHWATAGTGSTPHFVEGILETKYGSKLDVVPYKSGSESITAVLGSQVEATSEASIVVLPYVKSGKLKALAGTWTQRISAYPDLPTAAEEGFPEIRIAHWAGVHAPRGTPDAIMDKMAAAIDAAMKAPATVERLKGMGIEPIGGTRASFTRFVEEERARLGGVVKATGMKED, via the coding sequence ATGCTTGCCCAGGGCGCCGCTGCCCAGGCGTGGCCCACCAAGCCGATCCGGCTCGTCGTTCCTTTTTCCGCAGGCGGCGCCAATGATCTGATGGCACGCGCGGCAGCCGAGGGGGCGTCCAAGCAACTCGGCCAGCCGGTCATCGTCGACAACAAGCCCGGCGCCGGCGCGATCCTCGGTGCCGATGTGGTCGCCAAGAGCGCGCCCGATGGCTACACCTTCCTGGTGAGCGCGGCCGGCGTGGTGTCGAACAGCATGATCAAGAAGAGCATGCCGTACAAGGACGATGCGCTGGTGCCCGTGGCCATGATCGCGCTCGCGCCCTCGGTGATCGTGGTGCCGGCCAACGCGCCCTACAAAGATTTGAAGGAATTCGTCGCCGCATCGAAGAAGGCCGGCAGCGGCTTCCACTGGGCGACGGCTGGCACGGGCAGCACGCCGCATTTCGTCGAAGGCATCCTGGAGACGAAGTACGGCAGCAAGCTCGACGTGGTGCCCTACAAGAGCGGCTCGGAGTCGATCACTGCGGTGCTCGGCAGCCAGGTCGAGGCCACATCGGAAGCCAGCATTGTGGTGCTGCCGTACGTCAAGAGCGGCAAGCTGAAGGCGCTAGCGGGCACGTGGACGCAGCGCATTTCGGCCTACCCCGATCTGCCGACTGCGGCGGAAGAAGGCTTTCCTGAAATCCGCATCGCGCACTGGGCCGGCGTGCACGCACCGCGCGGCACGCCCGACGCGATCATGGACAAGATGGCCGCGGCGATCGACGCCGCAATGAAAGCGCCGGCCACCGTTGAACGCTTGAAAGGCATGGGCATCGAGCCCATCGGCGGTACGCGTGCGAGCTTCACCAGGTTCGTCGAGGAAGAGCGGGCACGGCTCGGTGGCGTGGTCAAGGCCACGGGCATGAAGGAAGACTGA
- a CDS encoding alpha/beta hydrolase, producing MKTSNILAAAALSLLAAAGAHAETYEGVHSVTSGYSRADVAPQAVAAARAGNVYGDNGGAASTATPVLAASVDRATIRSQAVAAAHAPGQNLRPETFAGSVIPSQAKGLTFTRQAGL from the coding sequence ATGAAGACCTCGAACATCCTCGCCGCTGCCGCCCTGTCCCTGCTCGCCGCCGCTGGCGCCCATGCAGAAACCTACGAAGGCGTGCATTCCGTGACTTCCGGCTACAGCCGCGCCGACGTGGCGCCCCAAGCTGTGGCAGCCGCCCGTGCCGGCAATGTGTACGGCGACAACGGCGGCGCTGCGTCGACCGCAACCCCCGTGCTGGCCGCTTCGGTTGACCGCGCCACCATCCGCAGCCAAGCTGTTGCCGCTGCACACGCACCGGGCCAGAACCTGCGCCCTGAAACCTTCGCTGGCAGCGTGATCCCCTCGCAAGCCAAGGGCCTGACCTTCACGCGTCAAGCCGGTCTGTAA
- a CDS encoding histidine phosphatase family protein — protein sequence MSPQTTPSHTAAGGLDQLVQIAAAQPLSPACDHFYFLRHGQTGRNAQRIFQDVDEPLSELGLQQAARAAGLLAGEPIRTIVCSDARRARDTAHTVGATLKLVPTPQAALRERNFGALIGTSSANIDWACEPEGGETLTQFVARKRAALDAALQQQPAPVLVVAHGGTLYALAALLGVPIDFELLGNAQPLRFERDGSAWGVTPLLRHADDEGSALA from the coding sequence ATGTCACCACAGACCACGCCCTCTCACACCGCCGCCGGCGGTCTCGACCAGCTGGTGCAGATCGCGGCGGCGCAGCCGCTGTCGCCGGCCTGCGACCACTTCTACTTCCTGCGCCACGGCCAGACCGGCCGCAATGCACAGCGCATCTTCCAGGACGTGGACGAGCCGCTCAGCGAACTCGGCCTGCAGCAGGCCGCACGTGCCGCGGGCCTGCTGGCGGGCGAGCCGATCCGCACCATCGTCTGCAGCGATGCGCGGCGCGCCCGCGACACCGCGCACACGGTGGGCGCAACGCTCAAGCTCGTGCCGACCCCGCAGGCCGCGCTGCGCGAGCGCAACTTCGGCGCGTTGATCGGCACGTCGTCCGCCAACATCGACTGGGCCTGCGAACCCGAAGGCGGCGAGACGCTGACGCAGTTCGTCGCCCGCAAGCGGGCCGCGCTCGACGCAGCGCTGCAGCAACAGCCCGCACCGGTGCTGGTGGTGGCGCACGGCGGCACGCTCTATGCGCTGGCCGCGCTGCTGGGTGTGCCCATCGATTTCGAGCTGCTCGGCAACGCGCAGCCATTGCGTTTTGAACGCGACGGCTCCGCCTGGGGCGTCACGCCGCTGTTGCGGCATGCCGACGATGAGGGCTCAGCGCTGGCCTAG
- a CDS encoding purple acid phosphatase family protein produces MTEPDNEHGLDLNRRRLLAAAGIGTGALLTTLRAGAEETRAPATTRTAAADPVTTPPVTGLHLQFGADASAQMVVSWHTLQPVRQPRVLIGRPDGKLEKTVAASPASYVDGKSGQTVHAHHAKVDGLKADTAYLYAALHEGAEPQFGTFRTAPRGRRPFSFTSFGDQGTPTLGKIFTPPAGVTLPRTVYVNDNLGAPAAGDTTLGVERLRPLFHLFNGDLCYANLAQDRVRTWWDFWNNNTRSARNRPWMPSPGNHENELGNGPIGYQAYQTYFSLPPAEGQTDATRGLWYSFTVGSMRVVAIANDDVTYQDAGDSYVRGYSSGAQKAWLQKELAAARADKSIDWLVVCMHQVAISTADEANGADLGIREEWLPLFDTYGVDLVVCGHEHHYERSHPIRGRQANTTLTPIPMATGTEVIDTTQGTVHMVIGGGGTSAPSNQLFFNPPCCRVITGVGERSAVTGKRAPIYVTEDAPWSAVRNAARSYGFAAFDLDPGKHPGDFTTIQVTYYDVVGLDGQISPFERFTLRRPRRD; encoded by the coding sequence ATGACAGAACCAGACAACGAACACGGCCTCGACCTCAACCGCCGCAGGCTCCTGGCCGCCGCGGGAATCGGCACGGGGGCGTTGCTGACGACCCTGCGCGCTGGCGCCGAAGAGACCCGGGCGCCCGCCACGACCCGCACCGCTGCGGCCGACCCGGTCACCACACCGCCGGTGACGGGCCTGCATCTGCAGTTCGGCGCCGATGCCTCGGCGCAGATGGTGGTGTCCTGGCACACGCTGCAGCCGGTGCGGCAGCCGCGCGTGCTGATCGGTCGGCCCGACGGCAAGCTGGAGAAAACGGTGGCCGCCAGCCCTGCGAGCTATGTCGATGGCAAGTCGGGGCAGACCGTGCATGCCCATCACGCCAAGGTCGATGGCCTGAAGGCGGATACGGCATACCTCTACGCCGCGCTGCATGAGGGCGCGGAGCCGCAATTCGGCACCTTCCGCACCGCGCCGCGCGGGCGCCGGCCCTTCAGCTTCACCAGCTTCGGCGATCAGGGCACGCCCACCCTCGGCAAGATCTTCACGCCGCCCGCCGGCGTGACGTTGCCGCGCACCGTGTACGTCAACGACAACCTCGGCGCGCCCGCGGCCGGCGACACCACGCTGGGCGTGGAACGGCTGCGCCCGCTGTTTCACCTCTTCAATGGCGACCTGTGCTACGCCAACCTCGCCCAGGACCGGGTGCGCACCTGGTGGGACTTCTGGAACAACAACACGCGCAGCGCCCGCAACCGTCCGTGGATGCCGTCGCCTGGCAATCACGAGAATGAGTTGGGCAACGGGCCGATCGGCTACCAGGCCTATCAGACGTACTTCTCGCTGCCTCCGGCCGAAGGCCAGACTGACGCGACGCGCGGCCTGTGGTATTCCTTCACCGTCGGTTCGATGCGTGTGGTGGCCATCGCCAATGATGATGTCACCTACCAGGACGCCGGCGACTCCTACGTGCGCGGCTATTCCAGCGGCGCCCAGAAGGCGTGGCTGCAGAAGGAGCTGGCGGCGGCCCGTGCCGACAAGTCGATCGACTGGCTGGTGGTGTGCATGCACCAGGTCGCCATTTCCACCGCCGACGAGGCCAATGGTGCCGACCTCGGCATTCGCGAGGAATGGCTGCCGCTGTTCGACACCTACGGCGTCGACCTGGTGGTGTGCGGGCACGAACATCACTACGAGCGCTCACACCCCATCCGCGGGCGACAGGCCAACACCACGTTGACGCCCATTCCCATGGCCACCGGCACCGAGGTCATCGACACCACGCAGGGCACGGTGCACATGGTGATCGGTGGCGGCGGCACGTCTGCGCCCTCCAACCAGCTGTTCTTCAATCCGCCGTGCTGCCGGGTGATTACCGGCGTCGGTGAGCGCAGTGCCGTCACCGGCAAGCGAGCGCCAATCTATGTGACGGAGGATGCGCCCTGGTCGGCCGTGCGCAATGCCGCACGCTCCTATGGTTTCGCCGCCTTCGACCTCGATCCGGGCAAGCACCCTGGCGACTTCACCACTATCCAGGTGACCTACTACGACGTGGTGGGGCTGGACGGACAGATTTCGCCCTTCGAGCGCTTCACGCTGCGCCGCCCCCGGCGCGACTAG
- a CDS encoding chaperone modulator CbpM, with protein MANFTVTTATAISASQPLALSELAHAVGADTAWVVQLVEVGIVQVTTADAQPEHWQFSSADLQHALEARRLERDFGVGLDAAALILDLQHEVRRLKSMLQARGLR; from the coding sequence ATGGCGAATTTCACCGTCACAACCGCCACCGCCATCAGCGCCTCGCAACCGCTCGCACTGAGCGAGCTGGCCCATGCCGTCGGCGCCGACACCGCCTGGGTGGTGCAACTGGTCGAGGTCGGCATCGTGCAGGTCACGACCGCCGACGCACAACCCGAGCACTGGCAGTTCTCCAGCGCCGACCTTCAGCATGCGCTCGAAGCGCGCCGGCTGGAGCGCGACTTCGGCGTGGGCCTCGATGCGGCCGCGCTGATCCTCGATCTGCAGCACGAAGTGCGGCGGCTCAAGAGCATGCTGCAGGCGCGCGGCCTGCGCTAG
- a CDS encoding dipeptidase translates to MQQFRFSLSALSLGVALGLGAPAFAETLKKPALDQLATAWQGGKAPADFNAFLAQAAKASPELQPAVAAYRSKAPLAGDDLVNIARLLGLYNRLQNQQAVIASIGAMVAIPTVRNVQVPPHESPPIIAFGKLVEKMAGDFGLAFRNVDNRIFEVSLKGKGSEEFGILTHADVVPAVLSEWVLDDGTRLDPFKMTRVGDYLYGRGTIDDKGSIAAVLYAMKAVKDSGLPIDRSVRLMIETTEETGGDAMVYYRTKTQLPAYNIVLDSKYPAVVAEKGSGALKVLFPAETFDAASTAITAMSGAASANAISQTATATLKGGDLAAVAAKLDAAKPAFLQKYEGQGGKFSIDMARGADSIELKVTGVSAHGSRPEEGVNPLPRLALFLQESGVPLAANHYLKAVRYIDALYGTGYLGEKMGLGYKDDFMGPLTFSPNLIRMGNDGKLEVTVNVRMPRGRTPDELKAQVAEKINGWAVANQVKLEVNHDQGNWMARDPKGAWLSTLLDIYGDTTGLEAKPVPTAGSTTAKLMPNAINFGPAMPGKKYTAHNAKEYKEVPDLDADMQMFTEMLVRIGNLRQMQ, encoded by the coding sequence ATGCAGCAATTTCGTTTTTCATTGTCGGCCCTTTCGTTGGGCGTCGCGCTCGGCCTTGGTGCGCCCGCGTTCGCCGAAACGCTCAAGAAGCCCGCGCTCGACCAGCTCGCCACGGCATGGCAGGGCGGCAAGGCGCCTGCCGATTTCAACGCGTTCCTGGCGCAAGCCGCCAAGGCGAGTCCCGAGTTGCAGCCAGCCGTGGCGGCCTACCGCAGCAAGGCGCCGCTGGCCGGCGACGACCTCGTCAACATCGCGCGCCTGCTCGGCCTGTACAACCGCCTGCAGAACCAGCAGGCCGTGATCGCCAGCATCGGCGCCATGGTGGCGATTCCCACGGTGCGCAACGTGCAGGTGCCGCCGCATGAAAGCCCGCCGATCATCGCGTTCGGCAAGCTGGTCGAGAAGATGGCGGGCGATTTCGGATTGGCCTTCCGCAACGTCGACAACCGCATCTTCGAGGTCAGCCTGAAGGGCAAGGGCAGCGAGGAGTTCGGCATCCTCACGCACGCCGACGTGGTGCCCGCTGTGCTCTCCGAATGGGTGCTGGACGACGGCACGCGCCTGGACCCCTTCAAGATGACCCGCGTGGGCGACTACCTCTACGGCCGAGGCACCATCGACGACAAGGGCTCGATTGCCGCCGTGCTCTACGCCATGAAGGCGGTGAAGGACAGCGGCCTGCCCATCGACCGCAGCGTCCGCCTCATGATCGAGACCACCGAGGAAACCGGCGGCGATGCGATGGTGTACTACCGCACCAAGACGCAACTGCCGGCCTACAACATCGTGCTCGACAGCAAGTACCCGGCGGTCGTGGCCGAGAAGGGTTCGGGCGCGCTGAAGGTGCTGTTCCCCGCGGAGACCTTCGATGCTGCTTCGACCGCCATCACGGCGATGAGCGGTGCCGCATCGGCCAATGCCATCTCGCAGACCGCCACCGCCACACTCAAGGGCGGTGACCTCGCGGCCGTGGCCGCGAAGCTCGACGCGGCCAAGCCGGCCTTCTTGCAGAAGTACGAAGGGCAGGGCGGCAAGTTCTCCATCGACATGGCGCGCGGCGCCGACAGCATCGAGCTGAAGGTCACGGGTGTCTCGGCCCATGGCTCGCGGCCCGAAGAGGGCGTGAACCCGCTGCCGCGCCTTGCCTTGTTCCTGCAGGAGTCCGGCGTGCCACTGGCCGCCAACCACTACCTGAAGGCCGTGAGGTACATCGATGCGCTCTACGGCACCGGCTATCTTGGCGAGAAGATGGGCCTGGGCTACAAGGACGACTTCATGGGCCCGCTGACCTTCTCGCCCAATCTGATCCGCATGGGCAACGACGGCAAGCTCGAAGTCACAGTCAACGTGCGCATGCCACGTGGCCGCACGCCTGACGAGCTGAAAGCCCAGGTGGCTGAAAAGATCAACGGCTGGGCCGTGGCCAACCAGGTGAAGCTCGAGGTGAACCACGACCAGGGCAACTGGATGGCACGCGACCCCAAGGGCGCATGGCTCTCGACGCTGCTCGACATCTACGGCGACACCACGGGCCTTGAAGCCAAGCCCGTGCCCACGGCCGGCAGCACCACGGCCAAGCTGATGCCCAATGCGATCAACTTCGGTCCCGCGATGCCGGGCAAGAAGTACACGGCGCACAACGCCAAGGAATACAAGGAAGTCCCCGACCTCGACGCCGACATGCAGATGTTCACCGAGATGCTGGTGCGCATCGGCAACCTGCGGCAGATGCAATAG